The following nucleotide sequence is from Nitratidesulfovibrio termitidis HI1.
GTTGCCAGACCCTGCTGCCGGATGCCAAGCCAGCAATGGCGGCCATGATGCCGTTGTGGTAGTCGTTCGCTTGTTCCAGCGACCATTGCCGGAACGTGTAGAGCCAGATTTCTTCAATATCTGCCTCGGCCAGGGGCGAGAATCTGCGGATGCGCTCACTCCTGGGCATGTTTTGCGCGCATCCTCTCCAGAAAGGATTCATTGTCGAAAAGGGCAGGTTCTCCTGATTTTTCCCCAGCTACCAATGCGCTTTGCAGGGATTTCAGTTTGAGATCGCGCTCTTCCAGCAGCCGAAGGCCAGCCCGCACAACGTCACTGGCGGAGCCATAACGGCCAGCCTGCACTTGCGAATTGATGAAGTTGGTGAAGTATTCACCCAAAGACACAGATGTGTTTTTCATTTCGCGTCCTCTTTGGTAGCTGTGGCAATATTTGGTATATATTGGTATCGTTGGGGGCAAGTCAATGTTTGCCCGTGCGTTCGCCACATCCACGGTCTGCCTCCGGGCTGCGCACCTGGCCGTCAAGATTTCCAGCAAAGTTCCGCTGACAACCATACCGGAGAACGCGATGAAGCAAGCGCCGCTGTTTCCCGGCGTCGAGTCGTTGACCATGAACGACATCGTGGCCTGGGCCGGGCACAGGGTGGCATCCCGGGGTCAGAAGTACCAGCGGGACGGCATGGTTGCGGCCATATCCATTGCTGCGGACGGAACCCTTGTGGCTGATGTGCATGGCAGCGAACCCTATTCGGTCATGGTATCCGTCGGAGAGGGCGGATGTCTCCGGTCTGTCTGCTCCTGCCCCTACCACATCGACTGCAAGCACGGGGTAGCCGCGCTGCTTGAGTATATCGAACGGATCAATGGCGGCGGGGAAGTACCGTCCGCATCTTTCGGCACCTCGTGTTTGCGGGATTCTCATCCCGATGGCGGGGGAGGCCGTTTGCCTGCGACTGGATACGTGGATTCGATTGTTTCCGCGCCGTTGGCGGATGGGGCTGGTGAGGATTTCCACCTTGAGGAGTACCTTGCCGGGCTGG
It contains:
- a CDS encoding type II toxin-antitoxin system ParD family antitoxin, whose product is MKNTSVSLGEYFTNFINSQVQAGRYGSASDVVRAGLRLLEERDLKLKSLQSALVAGEKSGEPALFDNESFLERMRAKHAQE
- a CDS encoding type II toxin-antitoxin system RelE/ParE family toxin, which encodes MPRSERIRRFSPLAEADIEEIWLYTFRQWSLEQANDYHNGIMAAIAGLASGSRVWQRVAAREGYWKYKVGMHVVYFRASDEYLDVIRILHGRMDVDMHLQEQE